In the genome of bacterium, the window ACGTTTTTCCCGCCCTCCAGATCGGTCTGGGTGAGGAGCATGGCGAACTCGTCGCCCCCGTACCTCGCCAGCAGGTCGGTCTCCCTGAGACCCTGCTGAAGCCTTGCGGCCACCTCCCGAAGGACGTAATCGCCGTGCCGGTGCCCATAGTTGTCGTTGATCTCCTTGAAGTTATCCAGGTCCAGAATGATGAGGCTGAACGGCGTCTTGTAGCGCCTGCTCCTTTTAACCTCCTCGTCGAGTTTCTCGATAAAAAAACGGTAGTTGGGGATACCTGTCAGACCATCGGTGATGGCCATCTCCTCAAGCAGCCGGTTCTTCTTCTTCAGCTCCACGGAAAGGTTCTTGATGCGCAGCATGGCCTTGATCTTGGCCAGAAGAAGGGTCGTGTTGAAAGGTTTGGTGATGTAATCGTCCGCGCCGGCGTCGATCCCCCTCATGATGTCTTCCGGCTGGTCCTTGACAGTAACCAGGAAGATCATGGTGTCGTCGAGAGTTGGCTCGGATTTGACACGCTGACAAACCTCGAACCCGTCCATCCCCCCTCCGGGAGGTGATTCGGGATCCGGAAGCATCACGTCCAGGAGAATCAGGTCGAAGGGTCCATCTTCCGTCAGCATCTGGAGGGCTTCGGTCCCTGTGAAGGCCGAGGCGGCTTCGTACCCCTCCGATTCCACGATCTTGCGCAGGATCTCGTTGAGCCCTCTGTTATCTTCGACGATGAGGATTTTTGAAACAGGCTCCATTTCAAGGCACCGCTATGGGAGGTGGTGCCGGAGTTTTCCGACGATCTCGTTGATCTTGAAAGGCTTGGTGATGTAATCCACCGCTCCCATGTCAAGACCCTGCTGGACCATCTCGGCCTGGTCCATGGCGGAGATGAGGATGACCGGGACGTCCTTTGTACCCGTGTTGTTCTTGAGCGCTTTCAGGAAGTCGATGCCGGACAGCCGCGGCATCATGATGTCTGTGATGACGCAGTCGGGACGCTGCTCTTCCACAGCCAGGATTCCGTCGAAGCCGTTGTCAGCGGTAATGACCTCGAACCCGCTCTCGGTGAGGCCGTTACGCAGAAGGTTTAATATGAATGTTTCGTCATCGATAACCAGGATCTTTTTGATTGTCATGATCGCTGCCCTTTCCCACCAGGAGGCTTGATTGATATCTCAGCCTCCTGGATTATTGGGGAAATACGTTTCACAAATTCTTTTCCGGTTTTATTTCGCGGATGGAAACCTGCCATTGTGAAAGATGATATAAACTCAT includes:
- a CDS encoding diguanylate cyclase, whose protein sequence is MEPVSKILIVEDNRGLNEILRKIVESEGYEAASAFTGTEALQMLTEDGPFDLILLDVMLPDPESPPGGGMDGFEVCQRVKSEPTLDDTMIFLVTVKDQPEDIMRGIDAGADDYITKPFNTTLLLAKIKAMLRIKNLSVELKKKNRLLEEMAITDGLTGIPNYRFFIEKLDEEVKRSRRYKTPFSLIILDLDNFKEINDNYGHRHGDYVLREVAARLQQGLRETDLLARYGGDEFAMLLTQTDLEGGKNVADQVLERLSVPITTDGFEHHILASIGLVYHDSRKEISGDDLIVAADNALYTAKEMGGDQIHISDVGKAD
- a CDS encoding response regulator, producing MTIKKILVIDDETFILNLLRNGLTESGFEVITADNGFDGILAVEEQRPDCVITDIMMPRLSGIDFLKALKNNTGTKDVPVILISAMDQAEMVQQGLDMGAVDYITKPFKINEIVGKLRHHLP